In Primulina eburnea isolate SZY01 chromosome 5, ASM2296580v1, whole genome shotgun sequence, a single window of DNA contains:
- the LOC140832600 gene encoding protein PHLOEM UNLOADING MODULATOR-like has product MLVDILRARIIGLHHFLMLFIMLAFSVLFNSIEAPGLGLGARYMFTMGIGRLLRAIAFVSTILPSPRPWCASARFKVAPQPHRWAEKYYTPYATDSNAIRHIIQYDFAYAVAGEHGQDFQPQWGSMNFLADFLRPTASEASSSWLNLWQKSWRWMQRPTIQWPYACCSLDSYGLDRSFGGFSSTLIWILVLHSAQREIRERHHYSVDCIVAIYMGIFLWKITSFFWPTKNTARDRRLNKLAEIQNRLPQAAKDSDMDEVRELLKEVELSSQVSRKPKSKAMWLFSGATIFFTLVIVFLGFTLTSDG; this is encoded by the exons ATGTTGGTTGATATTTTGAGAGCTCGTATCATTGGATTGCACCATTTCTTGATGTTGTTTATAATGCTTGCATTCTCGGTATTATTTAACTCCATCGAAGCGCCTGGTCTAGGCCTAGGTGCAAGATACATGTTCACCATGGGTATTGGGCGGCTTCTTCGGGCGATAGCTTTTGTGTCTACAATATTGCCTTCACCGCGCCCGTGGTGTGCCTCTGCTAGGTTTAAAGTCGCTCCACAACCTCATCGGTGGGCTGAGAAGTATTATACTCCATATGCTACAGATTCTAATGCTATACGACACATCATTCAATATGATTTCGCTTATG CTGTTGCAGGAGAGCATGGCCAGGATTTCCAACCTCAGTGGGGGTCGATGAACTTTCTTGCTGATTTTCTTCGCCCTACAGCTTCTGAGGCATCTTCGTCATGGCTCAATCTTTGGCAAAAAAGCTGGAGGTGGATGCAACGACCTACTATACAGTGGCCATATGCTTGTTGCAGTCTTGACAGCTATGGCCTGGACA GAAGCTTTGGAGGGTTCAGCTCAACACTTATCTGGATCCTCGTGTTACATAGTGCCCAACGAGAAATCCGGGAGCGCCACCATTACAGTGTGGATTGTATCGTAGCCATCTACATGGGCATATTTTTGTGGAAAATAACCAGTTTTTTCTGGCCGACGAAGAACACTGCTAGAGATAGGAGGCTAAACAAACTCGCGGAAATACAGAACAGATTGCCACAAGCGGCCAAAGACTCGGATATGGATGAAGTGAGGGAACTTCTTAAAGAGGTAGAGTTGAGCAGCCAAGTTAGCCGGAAACCGAAAAGCAAGGCTATGTGGCTGTTTTCGGGTGCAACCATTTTCTTCACGCTTGTAATAGTATTTCTTGGCTTCACATTGACAAGTGATGGCTGA
- the LOC140832601 gene encoding uncharacterized protein produces MAVSVSPAVTRTAVKSPQYATSANVKLPLFSSLQFPKELRMLNDRSKPLKYESRTRSLTLVASKKEIFSSFDELLEKSDKPVFVDFYATWCGPCQFMVPVLEEVSSLMKDKIQVVKIDTEKYPTIANEYKIEALPTFILFMDGKPCDRFEGAMAAQKLIERIETSLQVKQ; encoded by the exons ATGGCCGTTTCAGTCTCGCCCGCAGTAACCAGAACCGCGGTTAAATCGCCGCAGTATGCTACATCGGCGAATGTGAAGCTTCCGCTATTCTCTTCTCTTCAATTTCCAAAGGAGCTCCGTATGTTGAATGATCGGAGCAAGCCCCTGAAATATGAATCTAGAACCCGAAGCCTCACGCTG GTTGCATCAAAGAAGGAGATATTTTCTTCTTTTGACGAGTTGTTGGAAAAATCTGATAAACCAGTGTTCGTCGATTTCTATGCAACTTG GTGTGGTCCTTGCCAGTTCATGGTTCCCGTTCTGGAAGAAGTGAGCTCTTTAATGAAAGATAAGATCCAAGTGGTGAAAATCGATACCGAAAAGTATCCCACAATTGCAAACGAGTACAAAATTGAGGCTTTACCAACTTTCATTTTGTTTATGGATGGGAAACCATGTGATCGATTT GAGGGTGCGATGGCTGCGCAGAAGCTCATTGAACGCATCGAGACTTCACTCCAAGTCAAGCAGTAG
- the LOC140832602 gene encoding uncharacterized protein has product MRIWNLEYLFHLMVKGVLGPIRRIVECVLNISLMILLRMEYFTIPRLRSLPACQQTLLEMREVEALRFVKLVRDTELVFVIIAHLGLAENKEGRCSKDYVRVTSEDRLSASVQFDCQRGACITPQDRVSCSGECSIKEFGGQGTFHDSRDAASPVMPSNCTECKFTTGSSGLQEVNWSRSETSKSEGSHATVFAKCEIIEADAGVSNTIEGKEANRSGNEINGDQNSLIDQINEGEHKMFDQAFESFSEAKYDPEQLNSPLAEPIATPNTQEAALSSVSETVEHTMPLFKIDSQAGVSNQLVDENANGAESKKEKVDFADAQTLDVPMSIGGATNQVNFENQEMDFNCLSGSPVDRVTPSGPKEALTHGTDKTNMTFLSKSKNQEMEKVSEWEDHIPTDKSLSCPTTSKQEYDTGSCAGKEGYQLQFLFATPIKFAASCKVDEISVCEKNAERADFSFGECFGTTKENEVTKANSDEKVEVSGNELDNYSGLGNLMLAHEKDIKIPEINVVEVENTCSYEVVSKTLYDANEESWTNNTGEKMRESNSLTKENVVDIENEEVNEDMGSKVAKTYSGIIFSEAKYDGNEDQGTENTSECIKESNSIAEKNEEDIGVERVNEAEMENNLSSTVLSEATLDYKEKHCIDNEGEHTKKSNSVTEDIEEDIRNEEVNEIESFDVENIFSSAVFSEAKFDACEDQCTENTCESIKESNSATEKHREENMISLGQSLFDEEATENDSKSSEENIISPSLKNLRAGKGSAEMLLDFNLVENHRYGDTDYVKYEGEITPSSGDLPGITDNDFKQGNDMEGSFEKNLNPKVANMGSFNGETDLEIHKDSPPCILSKASHENDKVTEKEDMEMASSKNHYIGYTLDNNMLSTIDGIQKTCEERVLQHYSVHNMVTTAERVSTFWGDKPDMLQSLATHLFVEESECSNTEITNVETSNFNMKDNQEVDGGGVPQQFSTSEFHPIEDLKTDIRTFSDSSAYECSHLANTIKECLESEYSVAVLNDSGANLHNNLDESQRVTDARVACFDDKNDKPSIGEESEEPDESILFLEPDEATNETLGGRKELDIKDDRSAAKKNARTILIHGTPNKLFLADNMKENAPNTKRSQIGDNTTVRPTKRRALQDVIWK; this is encoded by the exons atgagaatatggaATTTGGAGTATCTATTCCATTTGATGGTGAAAGGAGTTCTAGGACCAATTCGCAGGATAGTGGAATGTGTTCTGAATATTTCATTAATGATTCTGCTAAGGATGGAATATTTCACGATCCCCCGGTTGAGGTCTCTGCCAGCATGTCAGCAAACCCTATTGGAAATGAGAGAGGTAGAAGCACTGAGGTTTGTCAAGTTGGTGAGGGATACAGAACTAGTGTTCGTAATCATTGCGCATTTGGGATtagctgaaaataaagagggcAGATGCTCAAAGGATTACGTGAGGGTTACAAGCGAAGATAGATTGAGCGCATCTGTACAGTTTGATTGTCAAAGAGGTGCTTGTATCACGCCACAAGATCGTGTAAGCTGTTCTGGTGAATGCTCTATCAAGGAATTTGGTGGGCAAGGAACATTTCACGACTCCAGAGATGCAGCCTCTCCGGTCATGCCATCAAATTGTACGGAGTGTAAATTTACCACAGGAAGTTCAGGTTTACAGGAAGTAAATTGGTCTAGATCAGAAACTTCTAAATCTGAAG GTTCACACGCTACAGTTTTTGCCAAATGTGAAATTATTGAAGCAGACGCTGGTGTTTCTAACACTATTGAAGGGAAAGAGGCTAATAGATCTGGAAATGAAATAAACGGAGATCAAAACTCCTTGATTGATCAAATTAACGAGGGAGAACATAAAATGTTTGATCAAGCCTTTGAAAGTTTCAGTGAAGCCAAATATGATCCAG AGCAACTAAATAGTCCTCTGGCAGAACCTATTGCGACCCCAAACACCCAGGAAGCTGCTTTGAGCAGTGTAAGTGAAACAGTAGAACACACAATGCCCTTATTCAAGATTGATAGTCAGGCTGGAGTTTCAAATCAGCTAGTTGATGAGAATG CCAATGGTGCTGAGAGCAAAAAAGAAAAAGTTGATTTTGCTGATGCACAAACTTTGGATGTACCAATGTCTATTGGTGGAGCTACCAACCAAGTGAATTTTGAAAACCAGG AAATGGATTTCAACTGTCTCTCGGGGTCACCAGTGGATAGGGTTACTCCTAGCGGACCGAAGGAAGCTTTGACTCATGGAACTGACAAAACAAATATGACGTTTTTGAGTAAATCCAAGAACCAAGAGATGGAGAAGGTAAGTGAATGGGAAGATCATATACCCACAGATAAAAGTTTGTCTTGTCCAACTACCAGTAAACAGGAATATGATACTGGCTCTTGTGCAGGCAAAGAAG GATATCAACTCCAGTTTCTCTTTGCAACACCAATCAAGTTTGCGGCTTCTTGCAAGGTTGATGAAATCTCGGTTTGTGAAAAAAATGCTGAAAGAGCTGATTTTTCGTTTGGGGAATGCTTTGGCACAACAAAGGAAAATGAGGTGACTAAAGCCAACTCTGATGAAAAGGTGGAAGTTTCTGGAAATGAACTTGATAACTACTCAGGCCTTGGAAATTTAATGCTAGCACATGAAAAAGATATAAAGATTCCAGAGATAAATGTTGTTGAAGTGGAAAATACCTGCTCATATGAAGTTGTTTCCAAGACTCTATATGATGCCAATGAAGAGTCTTGGACTAACAATACAGGTGAGAAAATGAGAGAATCTAACTCTCTAACAAAAGAAAATGTAGTAGATATCGAGAATGAAGAAGTAAATGAGGATATGGGCTCTAAGGTTGCAAAAACATACTCCGGTATTATCTTTTCTGAGGCTAAATATGATGGGAATGAAGACCAGGGGACTGAAAATACGAGTGAGTGCATAAAAGAATCTAACTCTATAGCTGAAAAAAATGAAGAAGATATCGGGGTTGAGAGAGTAAATGAGGCTGAGATGGAAAATAATCTCTCCAGTACAGTTCTTTCTGAAGCTACATTGGATTACAAAGAAAAGCACTGTATTGATAACGAAGGTGAGCACACGAAAAAATCTAACTCTGTAACTGAAGACATCGAGGAAGATATCAGGAATGAAGAGGTAAATGAGATTGAGAGTTTTGACGTGGAAAATATCTTCTCCAGCGCTGTTTTTTCTGAGGCTAAATTTGATGCCTGCGAAGATCAATGTACAGAAAACACATGTGAGAGCATAAAAGAATCTAATTCTGCAACTGAAAAACATAGGGAAGAAAATATGATTTCTTTGGGACAATCCCTTTTTGATGAGGAAGCAACAGAGAATGACAGTAAATCAAGTGAGGAAAATATTATTAGCCCGAGCTTGAAGAATTTACGTGCAGGCAAAGGAAGTGCTGAAATGTTATTAGATTTCAATCTGGTAGAGAACCACCGTTATGGGGATACAGATTATGTTAAATATGAAGGGGAAATAACACCAAGCAGTGGAGATTTACCTGGCATAACTGACAACGATTTTAAACAGGGTAATGATATGGAGGGTAGTTTTGAGAAAAATCTGAATCCCAAAGTAGCAAATATGGGCAGCTTCAACGGTGAGACAGATCTGGAGATACATAAAG aTTCTCCTCCCTGTATTTTGTCGAAGGCCTCCCATGAAAATGACAAAGTTACAGAAAAAGAAGATATGGAAATGGCCTCATCGAAAAACCATTATATTGGTTACACTCTTGATAATAACATGCTTTCAACCATTGATGGGATTCAGAAGACGTGCGAGGAGAGAGTCTTACAGCATTATAGTGTACATAACATGGTTACCACTGCAG AACGTGTATCCACTTTCTGGGGTGACAAACCTGATATGCTTCAGAGTTTAGCAACACATCTATTTGTTGAAGAGAGTGAATGCAGCAATACTGAAATAACCAATGTGGAAACCTCAAATTTCAATATGAAAGACAATCAGGAGGTTGATGGTGGAGGGGTTCCGCAACAATTTTCCACGTCTGAATTTCATCCGATAGAAGACCTCAAAACTGATATCCGAACTTTCTCAGATTCATCTGCCTATGAGTGTAGTCATCTGGCCAATACCATAAAAGAGTGCCTTGAATCTGAATATTCTGTAGCAGTTCTCAATGACTCTGGTGCCAACCTTCACAATAATTTAGATGAGTCTCAAAGGGTTACTGATGCAAGAGTTGCTTGCTTTGATGATAAAAATGATAAACCATCAATCGGTGAAGAAAGTGAAGAACCAGATGAATCAATACTATTTCTGGAACCTGACGAAG CTACGAATGAGACTTTGGGAGGACGGAAGGAGCTCGATATCAAGGATGACCGTTCTGCTGCGAAGAAGAACGCTAGAACCATTTTGATACATGGAACGCCTAATAAGCTTTTCCTGGCAGACAACATGAAGGAGAATGCACCTAATACTAAAAGATCACAGATTGGTGATAATACAACAGTTAGACCAACGAAAAGACGGGCCTTGCAGGATGTTATATGGAAATAG
- the LOC140832598 gene encoding G-box-binding factor 4-like, translated as MASSKLMASRKSDLKRKLSACSSTSVAIDLLRSDSTSNAHDNLISLDGFLRNAYGERNSSPDQDRRRSVGEAESFTGTLLNAKITLLDAAGSVSRSSYGEEEPRKLVRKTAEEVWREIVDGKKSGQQPKKEMMTLEDFLVKAAAKEEEEAVDTVAVKEEKLSGGIYSYKNSGVVGIGIGVGLDVGGLGSGRGRRSLSLLEPLEKSAQQRQRRMIKNRESAARSRERKQAYQVELELMEMKLEEENERLLIEKEKLTMKRLKQLMENVIPTVEKQKPPRVLRRFRSMLW; from the exons ATGGCGTCGTCGAAGCTTATGGCTTCTCGGAAATCTGATCTTAAGCGGAAGCTGTCCGCGTGCTCCTCTACTTCTGTTGCTATAGATCTACTTAGAAGTGACAGCACCAGCAATGCTCACGATAATTTAATTTCATTGGATGGGTTTTTGAGAAATGCATATGGTGAAAGGAATTCGAGCCCTGATCAAGACCGTCGCCGTTCTGTTGGTGAGGCGGAGAGTTTTACTGGTACTTTGTTGAATGCAAAGATCACTCTTTTGGATGCTGCTGGATCTGTGTCTCGAAGTAGCTATGGAGAAGAGGAACCGCGGAAGTTGGTGAGGAAAACAGCTGAGGAAGTTTGGAGAGAGATCGTGGATGGGAAAAAGAGTGGGCAGCAGCCGAAGAAGGAGATGATGACTTTGGAGGATTTTTTGGTGAAAGCTGCGGCAAAGGAGGAGGAGGAAGCGGTGGATACGGTGGCCGTTAAGGAGGAGAAGCTGAGCGGGGGAATTTATTCTTACAAGAATTCTGGAGTTGTGGGAATAGGTATTGGGGTAGGATTGGATGTTGGGGGGTTGGGAAGCGGAAGAGGGAGACGGAGCCTGAGTTTGTTGGAGCCCTTGGAAAAGTCGGCACAGCAAAGGCAAAGAAGGATGATTAAGAATAGGGAAAGTGCCGCCAGATCAAGAGAGCGGAAGCAG GCTTATCAAGTTGAATTGGAGTTAATGGAAATGAAGCTAGAGGAAGAAAATGAGCGGCTACTTATAGAAAAG GAGAAGCTGACAATGAAGCGGCTCAAGCAG CTTATGGAGAATGTGATCCCTACAGTAGAGAAGCAAAAACCACCACGTGTTTTGCGGAGATTTCGGTCCATGCTGTGGTAA
- the LOC140831660 gene encoding UPF0496 protein At1g20180-like produces the protein MWQKFQNSVIGMKEKKKMKESGRTLNVNDEYLCAVRTKSYADFFLKVQLIVNNPSSSPDSILHGGLTEILQPGQETITQVLESDQLVSTKSSSDLKSILLNYFDTSAQASKFCSQLLEILSEIRADYRIFINQVMDSIIHYSSEQLSFIVSELHSCTILKNPFSYMSKQDFNLIHEKHSSVAQHLKFKRKRVARKIKLIKFFNKASGACTTVACGLVAAAAMFLVIHTLTALLMGPALLSLPIKPLKKKIVNFRFLKYGSLRRTLGLLDVAAKGAYILNRDFDTMSRLVGRLQDEIEHKKRMIQFCLEKRGDRLSLEVLKELKKNELGFKKQVEELEEHVYLCLVTINRARALVIKEISQDHSES, from the exons ATGTGGCAAAAATTCCAAAATTCAGTGATCGGGATGAAAG aaaagaagaaaatgaaagaaTCTGGTAGAACACTCAATGTCAACGATGAATATCTTTGTGCGGTAAGAACCAAATCCTACGctgatttctttttaaaagttcAGTTGATCGTAAACAATCCATCTTCATCACCGGATAGTATCCTCCATGGAGGGCTCACGGAAATCCTTCAACCTGGCCAAGAAACTATTACTCAAGTTCTTGAATCAGACCAGCTTGTTTCGACCAAATCATCAAGTGATCTTAAATCCATTCTGTTAAATTACTTTGATACAAGTGCCCAAGCCTCAAAATTCTGCAGCCAACTTCTCGAAATCTTGAGCGAAATTCGAGCTGATTATAGAATATTCATCAATCAAGTTATGGATTCAATTATTCACTACTCCTCCGAGCAGTTGAGCTTCATAGTATCCGAGCTGCATTCTTGTACTATTCTAAAAAACCCCTTCTCCTATATGAGCAAACAAGATTTTAACCTCATTCATGAGAAACATTCATCTGTTGCACAACATTTGAAGTTTAAGAGGAAAAGGGTAGCAAGAAAAATCAAActgattaaattttttaacaagGCTTCGGGGGCTTGTACAACAGTAGCCTGTGGCTTAGTCGCTGCAGCAGCCATGTTTTTAGTAATACACACTCTCACAGCTTTACTAATGGGGCCTGCTCTCTTGAGCTTGCCTATAAAACCGCTAAAGAAAAAGATCGTAAATTTCCGGTTCTTGAAGTATGGATCTTTGAGAAGAACTTTGGGGCTGCTTGACGTAGCAGCAAAGGGTGCATACATCCTGAACCGGGATTTCGACACGATGAGTCGACTCGTCGGTCGACTTCAAGATGAGATCGAACACAAAAAGAGAATGATTCAGTTCTGTTTGGAGAAGAGGGGAGACAGGCTTTCTTTAGAAGTGTTGAAGGAgcttaaaaaaaatgaattggGATTCAAGAAACAGGTGGAGGAGCTTGAAGAGCACGTGTACCTCTGCCTTGTTACGATCAATCGGGCTAGAGCATTGGTGATCAAGGAAATTTCTCAAGATCATTCAGAAAGTTGA